The DNA sequence ATACTATTTTTTGAGTTATAGTATGATTGTTCTCCAAAACAACTTTTACTATTAGAAGTTGATTGCTGCATGACGGATTTGAAAATTGAAATGACCTCGCATCGATTTTATCTTTATAAAAAAGTAGTTTTCCACTAACATCAAAAAAATGAACTGACTTAATGTTCGTTTTTGCTGCTACTACATTTATGGACTTGTCTTTTACGGTTATCTGAACGCCGTCTTCCAATTTCTCCAAAGCTTCCTTTTTTAAGGTCTTTTCGGTGTAGTGTATTACAAAACGCTCCTGAAAAACTCCTTTTTCAGTGGTAAACAGATAGGGGGCTTCCCGTAAGTTATGTGTTATTCCCTTCGTTTTGTCTTCTAAATAAACATTCAAGTTCTCGTAGAGTCCTTCCTTTTTAGCAATTTTAATACTAAACTCCCCCTCAACAGCAGTCTCGTAACCCAGAGAAATTGAATCAGATTTGTCAAATACTGCTGTTATTCCCTGAATTACCAAATGTTTATTTTCGAGAATACTGTAAAAATCTGCCCATTTATTTCCTTTAAAAGATTCCGAATTAAAACTATCAACCGACACATCGGGTGCTCCATACACATAACCAACCAGGATTTGTTTAAAAATGCCTTCCCTATTCTCAAAATCCAACCAAATACGGTGTTTTTCGATTCCGGTTCTGATTTGCTTTTTATTATTTATCCCTGTTTTAAAAAAAGAAGTATTTTGACCAATAATTCGCATGCTGTTATCAAACGCAACAACTCCCGTATTTTTACTTACAACAAAAAAAGCCTGATTTGAAGCAATTGTTCCATCCGGTGCGGTCTCCTCTATTCCGTAAGAAAGTGCTGCTCTTGTTCCTACGCCTCCCAACAAATTATAAACTGCATAATCATCTGAAGTATATTTATGATCTTTAATTGGAGTATTATGTGTCCAGAAATAAAGAGTTCCTTTGATGTTTTGACTGTTTTTATCCAAAAACAAATCCGCACTAAGAGCTGAGGGATAAGGATTCCCAATTAAATTAAAAGTATTCTCTTTTCCTAAACCCAAACTAATCTTTCCATTATTCGGAACTCCTTTAAATATTGCATCATATGCCGAAGCTGTTGTAGCTGAAAAATCCTGAGGTCCGCGGATGCAATATCCTTTTCCGGGGGTCATAGTATGTTGCGGATCTTCAATGCTCCAATGATCTAATTCATAGTTATAGGAGAAAAATTTATCCGATAATGTCTTCGGAGAAACAGCTATCAGTTTTTGATCTACTACCGGAGAGGCCCAATAGGTATAGTCAAATTTTAAAATCGGAGATGATTTTCTTAGAACTTGTACGATTCCCGTATTTACAATTTCATCATCATCTTGATATAAACTGGCCGCATTATTTAAAACCAGTGTCCCCAAACCGTTATAATCAAATTCAACCCCTAAAGTATTTCCACTTAAAAGCGTAACGGTCTTCCCTTCCTTGATTGTACAGTTACATATCGCTGTCGCTGTTAAACCCGGATAATCTTCTGAAAAAGTGACTTCTTTTCCAGCGGACGGAAAACCATTTGACCATGCGATACCATTCCAATCGGTCGCTTCTAAACAAATTTTTAAACGAGCAACCCTATGTTTTGATTCTCCGGAGACGGAATTAAAATCGCCACCAATCATAAGTTTGCGATCAGCAGTAAAATGCATAGTGCGTACCTTATTGTTTAAATTTGCCTGAAAGCTGTTATCATAATCCCCCAACTTTAATAACCGTATTAACCTTAGGCAAGCTGTACTTTTATAAGTTCCTGAAAAAGTTCCTCCCACTAGGATACGATCATCGGGTTGTACTAAAATACTAAGAACATCTCCTTTACTAAAACCGGATCCGGAATCAAAAGTCGTATCCAGACTTCCGTTGGAATTCAATCTCAGAATCCGTTTTTGTGGAGTCCCATTGTACATTAAAAATGACCCTCCTACTATTATTTTCTGATCCGATTGTAACGCAATTGCACTTACTTTTTTATCAAACCCACTACCTGTGTTAAAAGTGGCATCTATACTTCCATCCTCATGAAGACGTACTAAACCTGACACCATAGTACCGTCAAAAGAAGTAAATCGTCCGCCAATCAGAATTTTTCCGTCCGGTTGAACCAGTACGGCCTCTACAATAGCATTGGCACCCAAACCAACATTAAAATCAACATCAAGCAAACCGTTTGCCAACAATCTGACTATTCTTCCAACCTGTACAGTATTATATGACGTAAAATTACCGCCAACAATTATCTTTTGATCGGGCTGAAGTGCCATTGCATAAACCTGATTATTAAAGCCTGAGCCTAAACTAAATGTTAAATCAACGGTTCCATCTGCTAAAATACGAGCAATCCTATTGCAAGTTGATTCGTTGTATTTTGTAAAATTCCCACCAAAAACAATCTTATCATCGGCTTGTAAAACGGCCGTTTTTATGCTGTTATTCGCTCCCAATTGCTTGGAATTAAAAGTATCATCTAAGGTTCCATTTTCTAAAACTCTGGCTATTCTTGAAGAAAAAGCTCCATTGAATCTGGTAAAATTCCCAAATACCATAGTTTGTTTACTGGCCAAAGGCAAAACTTTTAAAACAGAATTATCAAAACCAATTCCGGCAGCTAAATATCCGGTATCCTGTTCTCCTCCGCTATCAATTCTAGTCAGTCTACCCTGATTCAGACTATCAAATACAGAGAATGATCCCGCGATATACCAAGATCTGTCTGCCGTACTCTCTAATCCTAAAACGGAAGCAGATCCCGGTCCTGCTCCAGTATAGAAATCGTTTCTTATCGTTCCGTTAGCATTTAAAAAAAATAAACGGTTTACCTCACTATTATTGTAGTAACCTGTGAAAGACCCTCCAACAGCAATAGTCCCCGAAGCATCAATTTTGATCACCTGAACCGCATTTTTACTGAGACCGGAGCCTGATAGGAAACCAGAATCGAGGGTCCCGTCATAATTGATCCGGATAATCCTATTGGCACTGTTTCCATTATAATTTGTAAATTTTCCTCCTAAAATAATTTTTCCATCGGACTGTACAGCTATTGCA is a window from the Flavobacterium cupriresistens genome containing:
- a CDS encoding T9SS sorting signal type C domain-containing protein; its protein translation is MIRNIILLVIVVSFINKADLYAQQGKVDKNFNVRDDGTIGDGFDNTVRTLFLQSDEKLIVGGDFLTLNGIQLSYLTRLNTDGSIDESFQMGNGFNGKVYSVCVQPDGKIIVGGSFTAYNGVSVGRLIRLNTDGSQDISFNTAIAAATGIIYKVGLQSDGKIIIVGSFTKYNAVTVNRIARVLPNGTLDPSFNTGTGASALITNIEILPDQKIIVAGAFTVFNGVSANRIVRLHSDGRVDEHFSIGNAFNDDVNAIAVQSDGKIILGGKFTNYNGNSANRIIRINYDGTLDSGFLSGSGLSKNAVQVIKIDASGTIAVGGSFTGYYNNSEVNRLFFLNANGTIRNDFYTGAGPGSASVLGLESTADRSWYIAGSFSVFDSLNQGRLTRIDSGGEQDTGYLAAGIGFDNSVLKVLPLASKQTMVFGNFTRFNGAFSSRIARVLENGTLDDTFNSKQLGANNSIKTAVLQADDKIVFGGNFTKYNESTCNRIARILADGTVDLTFSLGSGFNNQVYAMALQPDQKIIVGGNFTSYNTVQVGRIVRLLANGLLDVDFNVGLGANAIVEAVLVQPDGKILIGGRFTSFDGTMVSGLVRLHEDGSIDATFNTGSGFDKKVSAIALQSDQKIIVGGSFLMYNGTPQKRILRLNSNGSLDTTFDSGSGFSKGDVLSILVQPDDRILVGGTFSGTYKSTACLRLIRLLKLGDYDNSFQANLNNKVRTMHFTADRKLMIGGDFNSVSGESKHRVARLKICLEATDWNGIAWSNGFPSAGKEVTFSEDYPGLTATAICNCTIKEGKTVTLLSGNTLGVEFDYNGLGTLVLNNAASLYQDDDEIVNTGIVQVLRKSSPILKFDYTYWASPVVDQKLIAVSPKTLSDKFFSYNYELDHWSIEDPQHTMTPGKGYCIRGPQDFSATTASAYDAIFKGVPNNGKISLGLGKENTFNLIGNPYPSALSADLFLDKNSQNIKGTLYFWTHNTPIKDHKYTSDDYAVYNLLGGVGTRAALSYGIEETAPDGTIASNQAFFVVSKNTGVVAFDNSMRIIGQNTSFFKTGINNKKQIRTGIEKHRIWLDFENREGIFKQILVGYVYGAPDVSVDSFNSESFKGNKWADFYSILENKHLVIQGITAVFDKSDSISLGYETAVEGEFSIKIAKKEGLYENLNVYLEDKTKGITHNLREAPYLFTTEKGVFQERFVIHYTEKTLKKEALEKLEDGVQITVKDKSINVVAAKTNIKSVHFFDVSGKLLFYKDKIDARSFQFSNPSCSNQLLIVKVVLENNHTITQKIVF